In Nicotiana tabacum cultivar K326 chromosome 21, ASM71507v2, whole genome shotgun sequence, one DNA window encodes the following:
- the LOC142175364 gene encoding uncharacterized protein LOC142175364, producing MSQIKSVDKKTYNYIMEEWPERWARSWFPRRRYYMLTTNMVESMNSVLLKAREMPVLRMLDFILEKLGQWFYERRKIAHEPFHKVSIWAGEEMNKKIDLASKMFVFNLDSMLFRINNKGMEFIVDLKKRTCDCLELQLDELPCPQVIAAINKKYLQKSNYC from the exons ATGTCCCAGATCAAAAGTGTTGACAAGAAAACATACAATTACATAATGGAAGAGTGGCCAGAGAGATGGGCTCGTTCGTGGTTCCCACGGCGACGTTATTATATGTTGACAACAAACATGGTAGAATCAATGAATTCCGTGTTACTAAAAGCGAGAGAGATGCCTGTTTTAAGAATGCTAGATTTCATCCTAGAAAAGTTGGGACAGTGGTTTTACGAACGGAGAAAAATAGCACATGAACCTTTTCACAAAGTATCAATATGGGCAGGAGAAGAGATGAATAAGAAGATAGACTTGGCTTCCAAAATGTTT GTGTTCAACCTTGATTCAATGTTGTTTAGAATAAATAATAAAGGAATGGAATTCATTGTGgacttaaagaagagaacttgtGACTGCTTAGAATTACAACTTGATGAATTGCCATGTCCACAAGTAATTGCTGCTATCAATAAGAAATATTTGCAGAAATCTAACTACTGCTAA